A stretch of the Panicum virgatum strain AP13 chromosome 9N, P.virgatum_v5, whole genome shotgun sequence genome encodes the following:
- the LOC120692761 gene encoding uncharacterized protein LOC120692761 gives MEAAAATSSPRLTRSASLSAARLRGSRAARFPPSPQLYPLSAAPSPRALLPLRRARSDADLASFARSAVLLRHAPIPATAILEADEEDDGRRSPAGLGRLLDGAGAGRNGADGGQGGGGGGAGDGGGGGQGSGCDMGEYYRRVLLLDPANPLLLRNYGKYLHEVEGDLAGAEGCYARALLACPGDADLLSLCGRVIWEARQEKDRAEAYFERAVQAAPDDCYVLGSYASFLWDAEEDDDEAAPAATTPAAVAAPAAPCDSPALVPAC, from the exons ATGgaagccgccgcggccacctcctccccccGCCTGACCCGCTCCGCCTCCCtctccgccgcccgcctccgcggctcccgcgccgccaggttcccgccgtcgccgcagctCTACCCGCTCTCCGCCGCACCGTCGCCGCGCGCCCTcctcccgctccgccgcgccaggTCCGACGCCGACCTCGCGTCCTTCGCCAGatccgccgtcctcctccgccacgcCCCGATCCCGGCCACGGCCATCCTCGAGGCCGACGAGGAAGATGATGGCCGCAGGTCCCCCGCGGGCCTCGGCCGCCtgctcgacggcgccggcgccggcaggaacggcgccgacggcggacaaggaggcggcggcggcggcgctggcgacggagggggcggcgggcaGGGCAGCGGCTGCGACATGGGCGAGTACTACCGCCGCGTGCTGCTGCTGGACCCCGCGAacccgctgctgctgcgcaACTACGGCAAGTACCTCCACGAGGTGGAGGGCGACCTGGCCGGCGCCGAGGGCTGCTACGCGCGGGCGCTGCTGGCGTGCCCCGGCGACGCCGACCTGCTCAGCCTCTGCGGCCGCGTCATCTGGGAGGCGCGCCAGGAGAAGGACCGCGCCGAGGCCTACTTCGAGCGCGCCGTGCAGGCCGCGCCGGACGACTG CTACGTGCTGGGATCGTACGCGAGCTTCCTGTGggacgccgaggaggacgacgacgaggcggcgccggcagccACCACCCCAGCGGCTGTCGCGGCACCTGCGGCGCCGTGCGACTCCCCGGCGTTGGTGCCCGCGTGCTGA